In the Pseudonocardia sediminis genome, GCGGGTGCAGGGCCCGCAGATCCAGACGACGCCGGTGGGGGTGTGTTCGCTGCTCCAGCCCAGGCCACGGGCGTCCGCGGGGGTGTGCGGGCGGCCGCAGAGCGGGCAGGACGATCGGGTCACGGGGTCCATGGACGAACGGTGCCGGACCGTCGTTGCCGGGGTGTGAACGGCCGCGTCGTCGCTGTTGCGTTCGGGAGAACGCTGTGTGGTGCCGATCGTGGCGCTCCCGGTGACGGCCGTGTGGCCGGTTGATCACGATCGGGCGCACGGGGCCGATATCGCCGCTACCGGGCGACAGAGGCGATTAGGGTCGTCGCGCATGACGAGTTATCCGCCATCCGATGGCGGTGACCAGCAGCGACGCCCGGGGGACGAGGGGCAGTCGCAGGGGGGTTCACCGCACCAGCCCGGCCAGCCGGACCCGTACGGGCAACAGCCGTATCCGCAGCAGCCGTACCCGCAGCAGGGCTACGGCCAGCCCGGGTACCCGCCGCCCGCCGGCTACCCGCAGGGCGGCGACCCCGGCTACCCGCAGGGCGGCGCCTACCCCGGCTACCCGCCACCCGGCTACCAGGGCGGGGCGCTCGACCCGGCCGACCCGCTGGTCGCCACGACGTTCCAGCAGTGGTTCTCCAAGTCCTTCGGGGTGCTGGCACGCAGCTGGAAGGCCCTGCTGCTGATCCAGGTCGCGGCCTACGCGGTGCCGTTCGTGCTCGGCCTGCTCGTGGCCGGTCTGGCCGTGATCGGGACACCGCCGCTCGTGGTGGCCCTGCTCGGGTTCATCGTCCTCGTCGTGTTCGTGGCGGCGCTGCTGATCGCCCAGGGCGCGTCGTACTACTTCGTGACCCAGGACGCCGCCGGGGCGCCGGAGTCGGTCGGCGACGCGGTGCGCTTCGGCGCCTCCCGGGCCCTGCCGCTGCTGGGCTGGGGCATCCTCGCCGCGATCATCGTGTTCGTCGGGTTCGTCCTGCTGGTCATCCCGGGGATCTACCTCGGCGTCGTGCTCTACGTCGTCGCCTGCGTCGTGATGTACGAGCGCGACGGGATCGGCCGCTGCTTCAGCCTGGTCAACCCGCGGTGGTTCCCGACGTTCGGACGTCTGCTGCTGCTCTTCGTCGGCAGCGCCGTCTACCAGGGGATCATCTCCTACGTCGTGATCAGCCTGCTCGGCGACGCCGAGGCCAACCCGTGGACGCAGCCGATCGTGCAGGTGCTCTCGATCCCGGTCGCGCTCCTGTCCGTCGGGGTCGCCGTGGTGACCTACGCCGAGCTGCGCCACCACGAGGCGCCGGGCCAGGTCACGACCGCCCGCCTCTCCGCGGAGCTGACGCAGCGGTGACCGTCGTGCCGCCGGTGTCCGGGCACACGGGGCACCGGTGGCACGCTGGTGGGCGATGAGCACCGACGGCCTCTTCGACATCGACCCGGGCGGCGACGACCCCGAGCCCGACGAGCGGATCTCCGCGGCGGCACCGCTGGCCGTCCGTATGCGCCCGCGGTCGCTCGACGAGGTCGTCGGCCAGCGGGAGCTGCTCAAGTCCGGCGCCCCGCTGCGGCGCCTCCTCGAGGGCGGCGCCGCGGCGTCGGTGCTGCTCTACGGCCCGCCCGGGACCGGCAAGACCACGCTGGCCCGACTGATGGCCGGAGCCGGCGGGGGCGGGCGTCGGTTCGTGGCCCTGTCCGCGCTCTCGGCCGGGGTCAAGGAGCTGCGGGCGGTGATCGACGAGGCGCGCCGGCGCCGCGACATGGCCGGAACGTCCACCGTGCTGTTCATCGACGAGGTGCACCGCTTCTCCAAGACCCAGCAGGACGCCCTGCTCGGTGCCGTGGAGGACCGGCTGGTGCTGCTCGTCGCCGCGACCACGGAGAACCCGTCGTTCTCGGTCGTCTCACCGCTGCTCTCACGCTCGCTCGTGCTGCAGCTGACGTCACTGGAACCCGACGACGTCCGGTCGCTGCTGCACCGCGCCGTCGCCTCGGAACGGGGGCTCGCCGGGGCGGTGACGCTCACGCAGGACGGCGAGGACGCGCTCGTCCGGCTCTGCGCCGGTGACGCCCGGCGCGCCCTGACCGCGCTGGAGGCCGCGGCCGACGGGGTGCTCGCCGACGCCGGGGACTCCCCGGCCGTACCGCCGGAGCTGGACCTCACCGCCGTCGAACGGGCCGTCACCGAGGTCGCGGTGCGCTACGACCGGGCCGGTGACCAGCACTACGACGTGATCAGCGCGTTCATCAAGTCCATCCGCGGCTCCGACCCCGACGCGGCCATGCACTACCTGGCCCGCATGATCGTCGCCGGGGAGGACGCCCGGTTCATCGCGCGCCGGCTGATGGTGCACGCCAGCGAGGACATCGGCCTCGCCGACCCGACCGCGCTGCAGGCCGCCACGGCGGCCGCGCAGGTGGTCCAGCTCGTCGGCATGCCGGAGGCCCGCATCGCGCTGGCCCAGGTCACGCTGCACCTGGCGACCGCGCCCAAGTCCAACGCCGTCATCACCGCGATCGACGCCGCGATGTCCGACGTCCGCGCCGGCGCCGTCGGCTCGGTCCCGGCGCACCTGCGCGACGGGCACTACGCCGGGGCGGAGAAGCTCGGCAACGCCGTCGGCTACCGCTACCCGCACAGCTCGCCGGACGGCGTCCTCACCCAGCAGTACCCGCCGGACGACCTGGTCGGGCGCGACTACTACGTCCCCACGAACCACGGCAACGAGCGGACGCTCTCCGAGCGCCTGCCCAAGCTCCGCCGCGCCGTCCGGGGCCGCTGACCGGCGGTCGGCGGATCGG is a window encoding:
- a CDS encoding replication-associated recombination protein A, with the translated sequence MSTDGLFDIDPGGDDPEPDERISAAAPLAVRMRPRSLDEVVGQRELLKSGAPLRRLLEGGAAASVLLYGPPGTGKTTLARLMAGAGGGGRRFVALSALSAGVKELRAVIDEARRRRDMAGTSTVLFIDEVHRFSKTQQDALLGAVEDRLVLLVAATTENPSFSVVSPLLSRSLVLQLTSLEPDDVRSLLHRAVASERGLAGAVTLTQDGEDALVRLCAGDARRALTALEAAADGVLADAGDSPAVPPELDLTAVERAVTEVAVRYDRAGDQHYDVISAFIKSIRGSDPDAAMHYLARMIVAGEDARFIARRLMVHASEDIGLADPTALQAATAAAQVVQLVGMPEARIALAQVTLHLATAPKSNAVITAIDAAMSDVRAGAVGSVPAHLRDGHYAGAEKLGNAVGYRYPHSSPDGVLTQQYPPDDLVGRDYYVPTNHGNERTLSERLPKLRRAVRGR